One region of Amphiprion ocellaris isolate individual 3 ecotype Okinawa chromosome 9, ASM2253959v1, whole genome shotgun sequence genomic DNA includes:
- the pabpc1a gene encoding polyadenylate-binding protein 1A, giving the protein MNPSAPSYPMASLYVGDLHPDVTEAMLYEKFSPAGPILSIRVCRDMITRRSLGYAYVNFQQPADAERALDTMNFDVIKGRPLRIMWSQRDPSLRKSGVGNIFIKNLDKSIDNKALYDTFSAFGNILSCKVVCDENGSKGYGFVHFETHEAAERAIEKMNGMLLNDRKVFVGRFKSRKEREAELGARAREFTNVYIKNFGEDMDDEKLKELFGKYGPALSIRVMTDESGKSKGFGFVSFERHEDAQKAVDDMNGKELNGRQVYVGRAQKKGERQNELKRKFEQMKQDRMTRYQGVNLYVKNLDDGLDDERLRKEFSPFGTITSAKVMMEGGRSKGFGFVCFSSPEEATKAVTEMNGRIVATKPLYVALAQRKEERQAHLTNQYMQRMATVRAVPNPVLNPYQPAPPSGYFMAAIPQAQNRAAYYSANQLAQLRPSPRWATQGVRPQHFQNMPNAMRPSAPRPQTFNAIRATATTNTQVPRMMASQRMPTQALSQRPASASATAAPVRTMPQYKYAAGVRNPQQHMASQPQVTMQQPAVHVQGQEPLTASMLAAAPPQEQKQMLGERLFPLIQNMHPSLAGKITGMLLEIDNSELLHMLESPESLRSKVDEAVAVLQAHQAKEAAQKSTTPAGVPSV; this is encoded by the exons ATGAATCCTAGCGCGCCTAGCTACCCGATGGCCTCCCTCTATGTGGGAGACCTGCACCCAGACGTTACCGAGGCCATGCTCTACGAGAAATTCAGCCCGGCTGGGCCCATCCTCTCCATCAGAGTCTGCAGAGACATGATTACTCGTCGTTCCCTAGGCTATGCCTATGTCAACTTCCAGCAGCCTGCTGATG CTGAGCGGGCCCTGGACACCATGAACTTTGATGTGATCAAAGGCAGGCCTCTCCGCATCATGTGGTCACAGCGTGACCCTTCACTGAGGAAGAGTGGAGTAGGCAACATCTTCATCAAGAACCTGGACAAATCTATCGATAACAAGGCCCTCTATGACACCTTCTCTGCATTTGGAAACATCCTGTCTTGTAAG GTGGTTTGTGATGAAAATGGCTCAAAGGGTTACGGCTTTGTGCACTTTGAGACCCACGAGGCTGCTGAGCGGGCCATTGAGAAAATGAACGGCATGTTGCTCAATGACAGAAAAGT ATTTGTTGGACGCTTTAAATCGCGTAAAGAGAGAGAGGCGGAGCTTGGAGCTCGTGCCAGAGAGTTTACCAATGTTTACATCAAGAACTTTGGGGAGGACATGGATGATGAGAAGCTAAAAGAATTGTTTGGCAAATATG GGCCTGCCCTTAGTATCCGGGTTATGACTGATGAGAGTGGCAAATCCAAAGGTTTtggttttgtcagttttgagAGACATGAAGATGCACAAAAG GCTGTGGATGACATGAATGGTAAAGAACTGAATGGCAGACAAGTGTATGTGGGCCGTGCACAGAAGAAAGGGGAGCGTCAGAATGAGCTGAAGCGCAAATTTGAGCAAATGAAACAGGACCGCATGACCAGATATCAG GGTGTCAATCTGTATGTGAAAAACCTGGATGATGGCCTAGATGACGAGCGTCTGCGCAAAGAATTCTCTCCATTTGGAACCATAACAAGTGCAAAG GTAATGATGGAGGGTGGACGCAGCAAAGGCTTTGGCTTTGTGTGCTTCTCCTCCCCTGAGGAGGCCACTAAAGCTGTGACGGAGATGAATGGTCGCATTGTGGCTACAAAGCCGCTGTATGTTGCCCTGGCTCAGCGAAAGGAGGAACGTCAGGCTCATCTAACCAACCAGTACATGCAGAGGATGGCAACTGTCCGTGCTGTGCCCAACCCAGTCCTCAACCCATATCAGCCTGCTCCACCCTCAGGCTATTTCATGGCAGCTATACCACAG GCCCAGAACCGTGCTGCATACTACTCTGCCAACCAGCTGGCCCAGCTCCGCCCCAGCCCGCGTTGGGCCACTCAAGGAGTCCGACCTCAAC ACTTCCAAAACATGCCCAATGCTATGCGGCCATCAGCACCAAGGCCCCAGACCTTCAACGCCATCCGTGCTACGGCGACCACCAACACACAGGTCCCACGCATGATGGCTTCCCAGCGTATGC CCACTCAGGCACTCAGCCAGCGACCTGCCAGTGCTTCTGCCACTGCCGCTCCAGTGCGTACCATGCCCCAGTACAAATATGCTGCTGGTGTGCGCAATCCTCAGCAGCACATGGCCTCCCAGCCACAGGTCACCATGCAGCAA CCGGCGGTCCATGTCCAGGGACAGGAGCCCCTGACTGCCTCCATGCTGGCTGCTGCTCCCCCTCAGGAACAGAAGCAGATGCTGG GTGAGCGTCTGTTTCCCCTGATCCAGAACATGCACCCCAGTCTGGCGGGCAAGATCACTGGTATGCTTCTGGAGATTGACAACTCAGAGCTGCTTCACATGCTCGAGTCACCCGAGTCACTGCGCTCAAAG GTGGATGAGGCGGTTGCTGTGCTTCAGGCCCATCAGGCTAAGGAGGCTGCTCAGAAGTCCACCACCCCTGCTGGTGTTCCCAGCGTCTAA